One segment of Neisseria mucosa DNA contains the following:
- the pepN gene encoding aminopeptidase N: MSKTVHYLKDYAAPAYRILKTDLHFDILEPQTIVKSSLTVQPERAGEPLVLDGSAKLLSVKVNGRAVDYVLEDEKLTIAGVPSENFTLEVETEILPAENKSLMGLYASGGNLFTQCEPEGFRKITFYIDRPDVMSKFTTTIVADKKRYPVLLSNGNKIDGGEFSDGRHWVKWEDPFAKPSYLFALVAGDLAVTEDYFTTMSGRKVKIEFYTTETDKPKVGFAVESLKNAMKWDETRFGLEYDLDIFMVVAVGDFNMGAMENKGLNIFNTKFVLANSRTATDTDFEGIESVVGHEYFHNWTGNRVTCRDWFQLSLKEGLTVFRDQEFSGDRASRVVRRIDNVRMLRLFQFPEDAGPTAHPVRPASYEEMNNFYTMTVYEKGAEVVRMYHTLLGEEGFQKGMKLYFQRHDGQAVTCDDFRAAMADANGINLDQFALWYSQAGTPVLDAQGRLKDGAFELTIKQTIPATPDMADKQPMMIPVKTGLLNEKGEAVEFEYQGKRVKEAVLVLTEAEQTFVLGGVNEPVIPSLLRDFSAPVTLNYPYSEQELATLLAADENEFARWEAAQTLYHRAINANRQALAEGRPLPEHKALMDALALVVSGDFDPAFRAILLQMPSETDVWAEEENIDPIQVHQAREALLNAVAVKFLPQWRELNRQATEQENQADAAIRYEYSPELAGWRTLRNACRAFILRADATHIEHVAENYEAMAQNMTHEWGILSAINSNESEIRDRLLTQFADKFADDALVMDKYFALIASSRRKDTLQQVQTALNHPKFSIENPNKARSLLISFSRNIPHFHTEDGGGYRFVADKVMEIDRFNPQVAARLVQAFNICNKLEVNRKAVMTKELQRINAQEGLSKDVGEIVGKILNEK, from the coding sequence ATGAGCAAAACCGTCCATTATTTGAAAGACTACGCCGCGCCAGCGTACCGTATTCTGAAAACCGACCTGCATTTCGATATTTTAGAACCGCAAACCATCGTCAAATCCAGCCTGACCGTCCAACCTGAAAGAGCAGGGGAGCCGTTGGTATTGGATGGTTCGGCAAAACTGCTGTCTGTGAAAGTAAACGGCCGGGCCGTAGATTATGTGTTGGAAGACGAAAAACTGACGATTGCCGGCGTGCCGTCTGAAAACTTCACGCTGGAAGTGGAAACCGAAATTCTGCCTGCTGAGAACAAATCCCTGATGGGTCTGTATGCTTCCGGTGGCAACCTGTTCACCCAATGCGAACCGGAAGGTTTCCGCAAAATTACGTTCTACATCGACCGTCCGGATGTCATGTCTAAATTTACCACCACCATCGTTGCAGACAAAAAACGCTATCCGGTGTTGCTGTCTAACGGCAATAAAATCGATGGCGGCGAGTTTTCAGACGGCCGTCATTGGGTGAAATGGGAAGACCCGTTTGCCAAGCCGAGCTATCTCTTTGCTTTGGTGGCAGGCGATTTGGCGGTAACGGAAGATTATTTTACGACCATGAGCGGCCGTAAGGTCAAAATCGAGTTCTACACCACTGAGACAGACAAACCTAAAGTCGGTTTTGCCGTGGAATCGTTGAAAAATGCGATGAAATGGGACGAAACGCGCTTCGGCTTGGAATACGACTTGGATATTTTCATGGTCGTTGCCGTGGGCGATTTCAATATGGGCGCGATGGAAAACAAAGGTTTGAATATTTTCAACACCAAGTTTGTGCTGGCCAACAGCCGTACCGCGACCGATACCGACTTTGAAGGCATTGAATCTGTTGTCGGCCATGAATATTTCCACAACTGGACGGGCAACCGCGTGACCTGCCGCGATTGGTTCCAATTGTCACTGAAAGAAGGCTTGACCGTATTCCGTGATCAAGAGTTTTCCGGCGACCGAGCCAGCCGCGTGGTACGCCGTATCGACAATGTCCGTATGCTGCGCTTGTTCCAATTCCCTGAAGATGCGGGCCCGACTGCGCATCCTGTCCGCCCGGCCAGCTATGAGGAAATGAACAACTTCTACACCATGACCGTCTATGAAAAAGGTGCGGAAGTCGTGCGCATGTATCACACTTTGCTCGGGGAAGAGGGCTTCCAAAAAGGCATGAAGCTGTATTTCCAACGCCACGACGGTCAGGCGGTAACCTGCGATGATTTCCGTGCCGCAATGGCAGACGCAAACGGCATCAATCTTGATCAGTTTGCTTTGTGGTACAGCCAAGCCGGTACGCCGGTTTTAGATGCCCAAGGCCGTCTGAAAGATGGTGCGTTTGAATTAACCATCAAACAAACCATTCCCGCGACGCCCGATATGGCGGACAAACAGCCGATGATGATTCCGGTCAAAACCGGTTTGCTAAATGAAAAAGGCGAAGCGGTTGAGTTCGAATATCAAGGCAAACGGGTGAAAGAGGCGGTTTTGGTATTGACTGAAGCCGAGCAGACTTTTGTATTGGGCGGCGTCAATGAGCCGGTTATCCCGTCTCTGCTGCGTGATTTCTCTGCGCCGGTTACCCTGAACTATCCATACAGCGAGCAAGAATTGGCCACTTTGCTGGCGGCAGATGAAAATGAGTTTGCACGCTGGGAAGCTGCTCAAACCTTGTACCATCGCGCCATTAACGCCAATCGTCAGGCATTGGCAGAAGGCCGTCCTTTGCCTGAACACAAAGCATTGATGGACGCTTTGGCTTTGGTGGTCTCCGGTGATTTCGACCCGGCATTCCGCGCCATTTTGCTGCAAATGCCGTCTGAAACCGATGTATGGGCGGAAGAAGAAAATATTGACCCGATTCAAGTTCATCAAGCGCGCGAAGCCTTGCTCAATGCCGTTGCCGTCAAGTTCCTGCCTCAATGGCGCGAGCTGAATCGTCAGGCTACCGAGCAAGAAAACCAGGCTGATGCCGCCATTCGTTATGAATATAGCCCGGAATTGGCCGGCTGGCGTACCTTGCGTAATGCTTGCAGGGCATTTATCTTACGTGCTGACGCTACGCATATCGAACACGTTGCGGAGAATTACGAAGCAATGGCGCAAAACATGACCCACGAATGGGGTATCTTATCCGCAATCAACAGCAATGAAAGCGAAATCCGCGATCGCTTGTTGACGCAATTTGCCGATAAATTCGCCGATGATGCCTTGGTAATGGATAAATACTTTGCCCTGATTGCTTCAAGCCGCCGCAAAGATACTTTACAGCAAGTTCAGACAGCCTTGAATCATCCTAAGTTCAGCATTGAAAACCCGAATAAAGCCCGTTCTTTGTTGATCAGCTTCAGCCGCAATATTCCGCATTTCCATACAGAAGACGGCGGCGGCTACCGCTTTGTAGCCGATAAAGTGATGGAAATCGACCGCTTTAACCCACAAGTTGCCGCCCGACTGGTGCAGGCTTTCAATATCTGTAATAAGTTGGAAGTTAACCGAAAAGCCGTCATGACCAAAGAATTGCAACGCATCAATGCACAAGAAGGTTTGTCCAAAGATGTGGGCGAGATTGTCGGTAAGATTTTGAATGAAAAATAA
- a CDS encoding YadA-like family protein — MAANCLRPTKLKLAKDITVDSVTAGDSKLNSDGLTITGGPSVTKSGINAAGNKITNVAAGTDDTDAVNYSQLKQQSAAARTEVAAGTNIKDVVKTTGANGQDVYTVNAKGTTASAGSNKVTVTASAADANNVTDYSIDLAQDTKDDIQKGVDAKTTVDTKGLTFNGDSGSTNVEKLGSTVTVAGDDNITTEAQDDKVTVKLNKDLVVDSVKAGDTTVNNDGVKVAGGPSLTKSGIDAAGNKVTNVADGDLNANSKDAVNGSQLFATNQNVANNAANIAKGINFGGTTGSNNYALGDTINVKGDSNIISETVAGGAQLKLAKDITVDSVTAGDSKLNTDGLTITGGPSVTKSGINAAGNKITNVAPGTDDADAVNYSQLKQQSAAARTEVAAGTNIKDVVKTTGANGQDVYTVNAKGTIASAGSSKVTVTAAAADANNVTDYSIDLAQDTKDDIQKGVDAKTTVNTKGLTFNGDSGSTNVEKLGSTVTVAGDDNITTEAQDDKVTVKLNKDLVVDSVKAGDTTVNNDGVKVGDDVALTQDGVKAGDVKLTKDGLNNAGNKVTNVAAGTEDTDAVNYGQLKETNANVAKGLNIAADNGNDDNVQLGETVAYRSSDKNIVTTVSDNQIDFKLAKDITVDSVTAGDSKLNSDGLTITGGPSVTKAGIDAAGNKITNVAPGTDDTDAVNYSQLKQQSAAARTEVAAGTNIKDVVKTTGANGQDIYTVNAKGTTASAGSDKVTVTASAADANNVTDYSIDLAQDTKDDIQKGVDAKTTVDNKGLTFNGDSGSTNIEKLGSTVTVAGDDNITTEAQDDKVTVKLNKDLVVDSVKAGDTTVNNDGVKVGDDVALTQDGVKAGDVKLTKDGLNNAGNKVTNVAAGTEDTDAVNYGQLKETNANVAKGLNIAADNGNDDNVQLGETVAYRSSDKNIVTTVSDNQIDFKLAKDITVDSVTAGDSKLNSDGLTITGGPSVTKSGINAAGNKITNVAAGTDDTDAVNYSQLKQQSAAARTEVAAGTNIKDVVKTTGANGQDVYTVNAKGTTASAGSNKVTVTASAADANNVTDYSIDLAQDTKDDIQKGVDAKTTVDTKGLTFNGDSGSTNVEKLGSTVTVAGDDNITTEAQDDKVTVKLNKDLVVDSVKAGDTTVNNDGVKVAGGPSLTKSGIDAAGNKVTNVAAGTDDTDAVNYGQLKETNANIAKGLNIAADNGNDDNVQLGETVAYRSSDKNIVTTVSDNQIDFKLAKDITVDSVTAGDSKLNSDGLTITGGPSVTKSGINAAGNKITNVAAGTDDTDAVNYSQLKQQSAAARTEVAAGTNIKDVVKTTGANGQDVYTVNAKGTTASAGSNKVTVTASAADANNVTDYSIDLAQDTKDDIQKGVDAKTTVDTKGLTFNGDSGSTNIEKLGSTVTVAGDDNITTEAQGDTVTVKLNKDLVVDSVKAGDTTVNNDGVKVGDDVALTQDGVKAGDVKLTKDGLNNAGNKVTNVADGDLNANSKDAVNGSQLFATNQNVANNAANIAKGINFGGTTGSNNYALGDTINVKGDSNIISETVAGGAQLKLADVLNVGQAAPVKIDGDKGEVSGLSNTTLGGSDFAQGKRAATEEQLNAAQDQLVNVLGGNAANNGGNISMTDIGGTGENNIHDAIKAVNATANLPLNFGGDSGKDVERKPGTKLNIVGGQTDAAKLSDGNIGVVANGSDKLEVKLAKDLAVDSVKAGDTTVNTDGVKVGDVNLTKAGLNNGGNKITNVAAGTDDTDAVNVAQLNKAAAAAKTEVVQGDNIVVTQDVGANGQTIYKVATDKNLKVDSVTAGDTVMNNDGVKVGDDVALNKDGLKAGDVNLTKAGLNNGGNKITNVAAGTDDTDAVNVSQLKQAAAASKTEVVQGKNIVVTQKTGDKGQTVYEVATDKDLDVDSVKAGDTAVNTDGVKVGDDVALNKDGLKAGKVNLTKDGLDNAGNKVTNVADGDLNANSKDAVNGSQLYATNQNVANNAATIAKGINFGGTTGSNNYALGSTINVKGDSNIISETVAGGAQLKLADEINVKTVNADTFKAGDTVMNNDGVKVGDKVALNKDGLTAGNTVVNNDGVTIAAPTENNPNNQVKLSPVGLNNGGQRIINVAPGKDGTDAANVNQLIGLGTELQNNINQVGKKAYAGVAGAIAQGSIPQVTRPGATGIGVGSGYYGGQSAMAIGVSAMSDGGNWIVKGNFSANTDGHVGVGAGALYQW; from the coding sequence ATGGCAGCCAACTGTTTGCGACCAACCAAGCTGAAACTGGCCAAAGACATCACCGTTGACAGCGTTACCGCAGGCGACAGTAAACTGAATTCAGACGGCCTCACCATCACAGGCGGCCCGAGTGTGACCAAGTCCGGCATCAATGCCGCCGGCAACAAGATCACCAACGTAGCCGCCGGTACCGATGACACCGACGCCGTCAACTACAGCCAGCTGAAACAGCAAAGCGCCGCCGCCCGTACCGAGGTTGCAGCCGGTACCAACATCAAAGACGTGGTTAAAACGACCGGCGCCAACGGCCAAGACGTTTACACCGTCAACGCCAAAGGTACCACTGCGAGCGCAGGTTCGAACAAAGTGACCGTCACTGCTTCAGCAGCAGACGCGAACAACGTGACCGACTACAGCATCGACTTGGCACAAGACACCAAAGACGACATCCAAAAAGGTGTGGATGCCAAAACCACCGTTGACACCAAAGGCCTGACCTTCAACGGCGACAGCGGCAGCACCAATGTCGAAAAACTCGGTTCTACCGTGACCGTTGCCGGCGACGACAACATCACGACTGAAGCCCAAGACGATAAAGTGACCGTTAAGCTGAACAAAGACCTGGTAGTAGACAGCGTCAAAGCCGGCGACACTACCGTTAACAACGACGGTGTGAAAGTCGCAGGCGGTCCTAGCCTGACCAAGTCCGGTATCGATGCCGCCGGTAACAAAGTGACCAACGTGGCCGACGGCGACCTCAATGCCAACAGCAAAGACGCCGTCAATGGCAGCCAACTGTTTGCGACCAACCAAAACGTCGCCAACAACGCCGCCAACATCGCCAAAGGCATCAACTTCGGCGGTACCACCGGCAGCAACAACTACGCATTGGGCGACACCATCAATGTCAAAGGCGACAGCAACATCATCAGCGAAACCGTAGCCGGTGGTGCACAGCTGAAACTGGCCAAAGACATCACCGTTGACAGCGTTACCGCAGGCGACAGCAAACTGAATACAGACGGCCTCACCATTACCGGTGGTCCGAGTGTGACCAAGTCAGGCATCAATGCCGCCGGCAACAAGATTACCAACGTTGCCCCAGGTACCGATGACGCCGACGCGGTCAACTACAGCCAGCTGAAACAACAAAGCGCCGCTGCCCGTACCGAAGTTGCCGCCGGTACCAACATCAAAGACGTGGTGAAAACTACCGGCGCCAACGGCCAAGACGTTTACACCGTCAATGCCAAAGGCACGATTGCGAGCGCCGGTTCGAGCAAAGTGACCGTTACCGCCGCTGCTGCAGACGCGAACAACGTGACCGACTACAGCATCGACTTGGCACAAGACACCAAAGACGACATCCAAAAAGGTGTGGATGCCAAAACCACCGTTAACACCAAAGGTCTGACCTTCAACGGCGACAGCGGCAGCACCAATGTCGAAAAACTCGGCTCCACCGTGACCGTTGCCGGCGACGACAACATCACCACCGAAGCCCAAGACGATAAAGTGACTGTCAAGCTGAACAAAGACCTGGTAGTAGACAGTGTCAAAGCCGGTGACACCACCGTTAACAACGACGGTGTGAAAGTAGGCGACGATGTTGCATTGACCCAAGACGGCGTTAAAGCAGGCGATGTCAAACTGACCAAAGACGGTTTGAACAACGCCGGCAACAAAGTGACCAACGTAGCCGCCGGTACCGAAGATACCGACGCTGTTAACTACGGTCAGCTGAAAGAAACCAACGCCAATGTGGCCAAAGGTCTGAACATTGCTGCCGACAACGGTAACGACGACAACGTCCAACTGGGCGAAACCGTTGCTTACCGCAGCAGCGACAAAAACATCGTGACCACCGTGTCTGACAACCAGATTGACTTCAAACTGGCCAAAGACATCACCGTCGACAGCGTTACCGCAGGCGACAGCAAACTGAATTCAGACGGCCTCACCATTACCGGTGGCCCAAGTGTGACCAAAGCAGGCATCGATGCCGCCGGCAACAAGATCACCAACGTTGCCCCGGGTACCGATGACACCGACGCCGTCAACTACAGCCAGCTGAAACAGCAAAGCGCCGCCGCCCGTACCGAGGTTGCAGCCGGCACCAACATCAAAGACGTGGTTAAAACGACCGGAGCCAACGGCCAAGACATCTACACCGTCAACGCCAAAGGCACGACTGCGAGCGCAGGTTCCGACAAAGTGACCGTCACTGCTTCAGCAGCAGACGCGAACAACGTGACCGACTACAGCATCGACTTGGCACAAGACACCAAAGACGACATCCAAAAAGGTGTGGATGCCAAAACCACCGTTGACAACAAAGGCCTGACCTTCAACGGCGACAGCGGCAGCACCAATATCGAAAAACTCGGCTCCACCGTGACCGTTGCCGGCGACGACAACATCACCACCGAAGCCCAAGACGATAAAGTGACTGTCAAGCTGAACAAAGACCTGGTAGTAGACAGTGTCAAAGCCGGTGACACCACCGTTAACAACGACGGTGTGAAAGTAGGCGACGATGTTGCATTGACCCAAGACGGCGTTAAAGCAGGCGATGTCAAACTGACCAAAGACGGTTTGAACAACGCCGGCAACAAAGTGACCAACGTAGCCGCCGGTACCGAAGATACCGACGCTGTTAACTACGGTCAGCTGAAAGAAACCAACGCCAATGTGGCCAAAGGTCTGAACATTGCTGCCGACAACGGTAACGACGACAACGTCCAACTGGGCGAAACCGTTGCTTACCGCAGCAGCGACAAAAACATCGTGACCACCGTGTCTGACAACCAGATTGACTTCAAACTGGCCAAAGACATTACCGTCGACAGCGTTACCGCAGGCGACAGCAAATTGAATTCAGACGGCCTCACCATCACAGGCGGCCCGAGTGTGACCAAGTCCGGCATCAATGCCGCCGGCAACAAGATCACCAACGTAGCCGCCGGTACCGATGACACCGACGCCGTCAACTACAGCCAGCTGAAACAGCAAAGCGCCGCCGCCCGTACCGAGGTTGCAGCCGGTACCAACATCAAAGACGTGGTTAAAACGACCGGCGCCAACGGCCAAGACGTTTACACCGTCAACGCCAAAGGTACCACTGCGAGCGCAGGTTCGAACAAAGTGACCGTCACTGCTTCAGCAGCAGACGCGAACAACGTGACCGACTACAGCATCGACTTGGCACAAGACACCAAAGACGACATCCAAAAAGGTGTGGATGCCAAAACCACCGTTGACACCAAAGGCCTGACCTTCAACGGCGACAGCGGCAGCACCAATGTCGAAAAACTCGGTTCTACCGTGACCGTTGCCGGCGACGACAACATCACGACTGAAGCCCAAGACGATAAAGTGACCGTTAAGCTGAACAAAGACCTGGTGGTGGACAGCGTCAAAGCCGGCGACACTACCGTTAACAACGACGGTGTGAAAGTCGCAGGCGGTCCTAGCCTGACCAAGTCCGGTATCGATGCCGCCGGTAACAAAGTGACCAACGTGGCCGCCGGTACCGACGATACCGACGCCGTCAACTACGGTCAGCTGAAAGAGACCAACGCCAATATCGCCAAAGGTCTGAACATTGCCGCCGACAACGGTAACGACGACAACGTCCAACTGGGCGAAACCGTTGCCTACCGCAGCAGCGACAAAAACATCGTCACCACCGTGTCCGACAACCAGATTGACTTCAAACTGGCCAAAGACATTACCGTCGACAGCGTCACCGCAGGCGACAGCAAACTGAATTCAGACGGCCTCACCATTACAGGCGGCCCGAGTGTGACCAAGTCCGGCATCAATGCCGCCGGCAACAAGATCACCAACGTAGCCGCCGGTACCGACGACACCGACGCCGTCAACTACAGCCAGCTGAAACAGCAAAGCGCCGCCGCCCGTACCGAAGTTGCCGCCGGCACCAACATCAAAGACGTGGTGAAAACGACCGGCGCCAACGGCCAAGACGTTTACACCGTCAACGCCAAAGGCACCACTGCGAGCGCCGGTTCGAACAAAGTGACCGTCACTGCTTCAGCAGCAGACGCGAACAACGTGACCGACTACAGCATCGACTTGGCGCAAGACACCAAAGACGACATCCAAAAAGGCGTAGACGCCAAAACCACCGTTGACACCAAAGGCCTGACCTTCAACGGCGACAGCGGCAGCACCAATATCGAAAAACTCGGTTCCACCGTGACCGTTGCCGGCGACGACAACATCACCACCGAAGCCCAAGGCGATACCGTTACCGTCAAGCTGAACAAAGACCTGGTGGTAGACAGCGTCAAAGCCGGCGACACCACCGTTAACAACGACGGTGTGAAAGTAGGCGACGATGTCGCATTGACCCAAGACGGCGTTAAAGCGGGCGACGTCAAACTGACCAAAGACGGATTGAACAACGCCGGCAACAAAGTGACCAACGTGGCCGACGGCGACCTCAATGCCAACAGCAAAGACGCCGTCAACGGCAGCCAACTGTTTGCGACCAACCAAAACGTCGCCAACAACGCCGCCAATATCGCCAAAGGCATCAACTTCGGCGGTACCACCGGCAGCAACAACTACGCATTGGGCGACACCATCAATGTCAAAGGCGACAGCAACATCATCAGCGAAACCGTAGCCGGTGGTGCACAGCTGAAACTGGCCGATGTATTGAATGTTGGTCAAGCGGCTCCAGTGAAAATCGATGGCGACAAAGGCGAAGTCAGCGGCTTGAGCAATACGACTTTGGGTGGCAGCGATTTTGCCCAAGGCAAACGTGCGGCGACCGAAGAGCAGCTGAATGCAGCCCAAGATCAGTTGGTGAATGTATTGGGTGGCAATGCGGCCAATAACGGCGGCAACATCAGCATGACCGATATTGGCGGTACGGGTGAGAACAACATCCACGATGCGATCAAAGCCGTTAATGCAACTGCCAATCTGCCTTTGAATTTCGGCGGCGACAGCGGCAAAGACGTTGAACGCAAACCGGGTACGAAGCTGAATATTGTCGGCGGTCAAACCGATGCAGCCAAACTTTCAGACGGCAATATCGGCGTTGTAGCGAATGGCTCTGATAAGTTGGAAGTCAAATTGGCTAAAGACTTGGCAGTTGACAGCGTCAAAGCCGGCGATACCACAGTCAATACTGACGGCGTGAAAGTTGGCGATGTCAACCTGACTAAAGCCGGCTTGAACAATGGCGGCAATAAGATTACCAACGTTGCGGCCGGTACCGATGATACTGATGCAGTGAACGTTGCTCAGTTGAACAAAGCTGCGGCTGCGGCTAAGACTGAAGTCGTTCAAGGCGATAACATTGTTGTTACTCAGGATGTCGGCGCCAATGGCCAAACCATTTACAAAGTGGCTACCGATAAAAACCTGAAAGTCGACAGCGTTACCGCAGGCGATACCGTGATGAATAATGACGGTGTGAAAGTTGGCGATGATGTTGCATTGAACAAAGACGGCTTGAAAGCAGGCGATGTGAACCTGACCAAAGCTGGCTTGAACAACGGCGGCAATAAGATTACCAACGTTGCGGCCGGTACGGATGACACCGATGCAGTCAATGTTTCCCAACTGAAACAAGCTGCTGCTGCGTCTAAGACTGAAGTTGTTCAAGGTAAGAACATTGTTGTGACTCAGAAAACAGGCGATAAGGGTCAAACTGTTTACGAGGTGGCAACCGATAAAGACTTGGATGTTGACAGCGTGAAAGCTGGCGATACCGCAGTCAATACTGACGGTGTGAAAGTGGGTGACGATGTTGCATTGAACAAAGACGGCTTGAAAGCAGGCAAGGTAAACCTGACGAAAGACGGCTTGGACAATGCGGGCAACAAAGTAACCAACGTAGCGGATGGCGATCTCAATGCGAACAGCAAAGACGCCGTCAACGGCAGCCAGTTGTACGCAACCAACCAAAACGTAGCCAACAATGCTGCGACTATCGCCAAAGGCATCAACTTCGGCGGCACGACCGGCAGCAACAACTACGCGTTGGGTTCTACCATCAACGTTAAAGGCGACAGCAACATCATCAGCGAAACCGTAGCCGGTGGCGCTCAACTGAAGTTGGCTGACGAGATTAACGTGAAGACAGTGAATGCCGATACATTCAAAGCAGGCGATACTGTGATGAATAACGACGGCGTGAAAGTCGGCGATAAAGTTGCGTTGAACAAAGACGGTCTGACTGCAGGTAATACCGTGGTCAACAACGATGGCGTAACCATCGCTGCACCGACTGAAAACAATCCAAACAACCAAGTCAAATTGTCTCCTGTCGGTCTGAACAACGGCGGCCAACGCATTATCAATGTGGCTCCGGGTAAAGACGGTACAGACGCGGCAAACGTGAACCAGTTGATTGGTTTGGGTACCGAGTTGCAGAACAACATCAACCAAGTAGGTAAGAAAGCCTACGCAGGTGTGGCCGGTGCGATTGCCCAAGGCTCGATTCCGCAAGTAACCCGTCCGGGTGCGACCGGTATCGGTGTCGGCAGCGGCTACTACGGCGGTCAGTCTGCCATGGCCATCGGCGTGTCTGCGATGAGCGACGGCGGCAACTGGATTGTCAAAGGCAACTTCTCGGCCAATACCGACGGTCATGTCGGTGTCGGTGCCGGTGCGCTGTATCAGTGGTAA